The sequence GGCAAGCTCGCGGGGTGGACCTCGGCCAAGGACGTGATCACGCATCTCCTGGGGGTCCTGACCGTCAAGGGCGGCACCAACAAGATCGTCGAGTACTTCGGGCCGGGCGCGTCCTCGATCAGCGCCACCGGCAAGGGCACCATCTGCAACATGGGGGCGGAGTTGGGCGCCACCACCTCGCTCTTCCCCTTCGACGAGCGGATGTCGAGCTATCTCGCGGCCACCGACCGCGCCGACATCGCCAAGCTGGCCGAGCAGTATCGCGAGCATCTCGTCTCCGACCCCGAGGTGCTGGCGGATCCCCGGAAGTACTACGACGAGATCGTGGAGATCGATCTCTCCGAGCTCGAGCCCACCATCGTGGGCCCTCACTCGCCGGACCGCGCGCGGCCCATCTCCAAGCTCGCCGCCGAGGTCAAGAAGGAAGGCTGGCCCGCCCAGATCAAGGCCGGGCTCATCGGCTCGTGCACGAACTCCTCCTACGAGGACATGAAGCGCTCCGCCCACATCGCCATGCAGGCCCTCAAGGCGGGGCTCAAGGCCAAGACCCCCTTCCTGGTCACCCCGGGCTCGGAGCGCATCTACCAGACCATCAAGCGTGACGGCATCATGGAGACCTTCGAGAAGATCGGCGGCACCGTGCTCGCCAATGCCTGCGGGCCGTGCATCGGCCAGTGGAAGCGCTCGGACGTGGGCAAGGATGAGAGCAACACCATCGTCTCCTCGTTCAACCGCAATTTCCCCGGGCGCAATGACGGCAGCGCGGCGACCCTGTCGTTCCTGACGAGCCCCGAGATCGTCACCGCCCTCGTCTTCGGCGGCACCCTCGAGTTCGACCCCGTGCACGGGACGATTCCGGGCCCCGACGGCAAGGCGTTCCGGTTCACCCCGCCGGAGAGCGAGGAGCTTCCCGCCAAGGGCTTTGCCAAGGGCGAGGAGGGCTACGAGGCGCCCGCCGCCGACGGCGATGCCGTGCAGGTGAAGATCGATCCCAACAGCCAGAGGCTCCAGCTCCTGCAGCCCTTCCCGCGCTGGGACGGCAAGGATTTCCTCGAGCTGCCCATTCTCGTGAAGACCAAGGGCAAGACGACCACCGACCACATCTCGCCGGCCGGGGCCTGGCTCCTCGTCCGCGGCCATCTGGACAAGATCAGCGACAACATGTTCCTGGGCGCCGTCAATGCCTTCACCGGCGAGGCGGGCAAGGGCGTCAACCCGCTCACGGGCGAGGCGGGCCAGAACTTCTCCAAGATGGCCCGCGAGCTCAAGGCCAAGGGCCAGGGCTGGATCGTGATCGGCGACGAGAACTACGGCGAAGGCTCGAGCCGCGAGCACGCCGCCATGTCGCCGCGCTACCTGGGGTGCAAGGTGGTCATCGTGCGGAGCTTCGCGCGCATTCACGAGACCAACCTCAAGAAGCAGGGCATTCTCCCTCTGACCTTCTCGAAGGCCTCCGACTACGATCTCTTCGAGCAATCGGACCGCGTCAGCGTCAAGGGGCTCGCGCAGCTCACCCCGGGCAAGCCCGTCGACGTCGTCATCCACAAGCCCGGCGGCAAGACCGTCACCATCCAGTGCCGGCACACCCTCACCGACGAGCAGATCGGGTGGTTCAAGGCGGGATCCGCCCTGAACGCCTTGACATAGCATCGCGCAAGGAGAAGCCCATGGCGTCGCACGTCAAGATCCCGGCAGGCGAGAAGGTCACGCTCAGCCACGGCAAGCTCCAGGTTCCGGACCGCCCCATCATCGCCTTCATCGAGGGCGACGGCACGGGCCCGGACATCTGGGCGGCCTCGGTCCGGGTGCTGGACGCCGCCGTCGAGCAATCCTATCGCGGCAAGAAGAAGATCGCGTGGGCGGAGGTCTATGCCGGCGAAAAAGCGCACACCGTGTATGGCAAGGACTGCCCGCCCAACCTGCTTCCCGACGAGACGCTCGACGTCATCCGCGAGTACCTCATCGCCATCAAGGGCCCGCTGACCACACCGGTGGGCGAGGGCTTTCGCTCGCTCAACGTGACTCTGCGCCAGGTGCTCGACCTCTATGTCTGCCTCCGGCCCGTGCGCTACTTCAAGGGTGTGCCCTCGCCTGTCAAGCATCCCGAGAAGATCGACATGGTCATCTTCCGGGAGAACACCGAGGACATCTACGCGGGCATCGAGTGGGAGCAGGGGACGCCCGAGGCGAAGAAGGTCATCGAGTTCCTGCAGAAGGAGATGAAGGTCAAGCAGATCCGTTTCCCGCAGACCTCTTCCATCGGCGTCAAGCCGGTGTCCAAGGAGGGCTCCGAGCGCCTGGTCCGCGCGGCCATGCGTTACACCATCGAGAACGGGCGCCGCAACGTCACCCTCGTGCACAAGGGCAACATCCAGAAGTACACGGAAGGGATGTTCATGAAGTGGGGCTACGCCCTGGCCAAGCGGGAGTTCTCCGACAAGCTCGTGGGCTGGGACGATTGCGGGGGCAAGCCGCCTGCGGGCAAGATCCTCGTCAAGGACGCCATCACCGACGCCTTCCTGCAGCAGATCCTCACCCGCCCGGACGAGTTCGACGTCATCCCCTGCTGCAACCTCACGGGCGATCTCATCTCCGACGCGCTGGCCGCGCAGGTGGGCGGCATCGGCATCGCGCCCGGGGCCAACATCAACTACGAGAGCGGGCACGCCCTCTTCGAGGCGACCCACGGCACCGCCCCCAAGTACACGGGACAGGACAAGGTCAATCCCGGCTCGGTCATCCTCTCCGGCGAGATGATGCTGCGCCACATGGGCTGGACGGAGGCGGCGGAACGGATCATCACCGCCCTGGAGACGACCATCGGGCAGAAGGTGGTGACCTACGACTTCGCGCGGCTCATGGAGGGCGCGAAGGAAGTCAAGTGCTCGGAGTTCGGCACGGCCATCATCGAGAACATGAAAAAGCTGTGAAGGAGCGCCCATGCAAGTGGGAAGAGCGGAACCGCTGAGCGTCGTCAACCGCCGTCCAAAGATCACCGTGGTGGGCGCCGGCAACGTCGGCGCCTCCGTCGCCCAGTACGCGGTGGAGCGCGAGCTGGGCGACGTGGTGCTCGTGGACGTCGTGGAAGGCATCCCCCAGGGCAAGGCGCTCGACCTGGCCCAGGCGGGACCCGTGCACGGTTACGATGCCGTGCTCATCGGCGGGAACGGCTACGAGGAAACGGCGAACTCGGACATCGTCGTCATCACGGCCGGGCTGGCGCGCAAGCCCGGCATGACGCGAGACGATCTCCTCTTCAAAAATGCCGAGATCGTGAGCGGCGTCGTGGAGCAGGTGGTGACGCGCTCGCGGGAGGCCATCCTCGTTCTCGTCACCAACCCGCTCGACGCCATGGTGCAGCTGGCCTGGAAGAAGTCCGGGTTCCCGCACCGGCGGGTGGTCGGCATGGCAGGCATCCTCGATTCGGCCCGCTTCCGCACTTTTATCGCCCAGGAGCTTCAGGTGTCCGTGGAGAACGTCACCGCCTTCGTGCTGGGCGGCCACGGCGACTCGATGGTGCCCCTGCCGCGCTACTCGACGGTGGCGGGCGTTCCGATCACGGAACTGCTTTCACCCGAGAAGATCCAGGCGCTGGTGACGCGGACGGCCAATGGCGGGGCCGAGATCGTTGGCCTGCTCAAGAGCGGCAGCGCGTACTACGCCCCCGCCGCCTCCACCGTGGAGATGGTCGAGGCCATCTTGAAGGACAAGAAGAAGATCCTGCCCTGCGCGGCGTACCTCGATGGCCAGTACGGCGTGAAGGGTCTCTACGTCGGCGTTCCCGTCAAGCTCGGCCGGAGCGGAGTGGAGCAGATCATCGAGATCAAGCTCACCCGCGACGAGCAGGCCGCCTT comes from Candidatus Methylomirabilota bacterium and encodes:
- a CDS encoding aconitate hydratase is translated as MAVDQIKRLYESMPAKLDRARKRFGRALTLSEKILVAHADDFDKQEWSRGKAQLRLRVDRVSLQDATGQMALLQFIQAGKKQAAVPSTVHCDHLIRAQSGASEDTKRAITENNEVYDFLHSAARKYGIGFWKPGAGIIHQVVLENYAFPGGLMIGADSHTPNCGGLGMVAIGVGGADCGEAMAGLAWEVLDPGLIGVRLTGKLAGWTSAKDVITHLLGVLTVKGGTNKIVEYFGPGASSISATGKGTICNMGAELGATTSLFPFDERMSSYLAATDRADIAKLAEQYREHLVSDPEVLADPRKYYDEIVEIDLSELEPTIVGPHSPDRARPISKLAAEVKKEGWPAQIKAGLIGSCTNSSYEDMKRSAHIAMQALKAGLKAKTPFLVTPGSERIYQTIKRDGIMETFEKIGGTVLANACGPCIGQWKRSDVGKDESNTIVSSFNRNFPGRNDGSAATLSFLTSPEIVTALVFGGTLEFDPVHGTIPGPDGKAFRFTPPESEELPAKGFAKGEEGYEAPAADGDAVQVKIDPNSQRLQLLQPFPRWDGKDFLELPILVKTKGKTTTDHISPAGAWLLVRGHLDKISDNMFLGAVNAFTGEAGKGVNPLTGEAGQNFSKMARELKAKGQGWIVIGDENYGEGSSREHAAMSPRYLGCKVVIVRSFARIHETNLKKQGILPLTFSKASDYDLFEQSDRVSVKGLAQLTPGKPVDVVIHKPGGKTVTIQCRHTLTDEQIGWFKAGSALNALT
- the mdh gene encoding malate dehydrogenase; the protein is MQVGRAEPLSVVNRRPKITVVGAGNVGASVAQYAVERELGDVVLVDVVEGIPQGKALDLAQAGPVHGYDAVLIGGNGYEETANSDIVVITAGLARKPGMTRDDLLFKNAEIVSGVVEQVVTRSREAILVLVTNPLDAMVQLAWKKSGFPHRRVVGMAGILDSARFRTFIAQELQVSVENVTAFVLGGHGDSMVPLPRYSTVAGVPITELLSPEKIQALVTRTANGGAEIVGLLKSGSAYYAPAASTVEMVEAILKDKKKILPCAAYLDGQYGVKGLYVGVPVKLGRSGVEQIIEIKLTRDEQAAFDKSAAAVRELVDKLKL
- the icd gene encoding NADP-dependent isocitrate dehydrogenase, with product MASHVKIPAGEKVTLSHGKLQVPDRPIIAFIEGDGTGPDIWAASVRVLDAAVEQSYRGKKKIAWAEVYAGEKAHTVYGKDCPPNLLPDETLDVIREYLIAIKGPLTTPVGEGFRSLNVTLRQVLDLYVCLRPVRYFKGVPSPVKHPEKIDMVIFRENTEDIYAGIEWEQGTPEAKKVIEFLQKEMKVKQIRFPQTSSIGVKPVSKEGSERLVRAAMRYTIENGRRNVTLVHKGNIQKYTEGMFMKWGYALAKREFSDKLVGWDDCGGKPPAGKILVKDAITDAFLQQILTRPDEFDVIPCCNLTGDLISDALAAQVGGIGIAPGANINYESGHALFEATHGTAPKYTGQDKVNPGSVILSGEMMLRHMGWTEAAERIITALETTIGQKVVTYDFARLMEGAKEVKCSEFGTAIIENMKKL